The genomic region GATCTGCTCAGTCCTGATAGCGAGCAGCATCGACTGGTCTGTAGGCAGGCAAACCGCCTCATCGTATCCGTTGGCATGTATTGATTGCGCCCCCCCCAGAACAGCGGCAAGCGTCTGATAGGCAATACGAACGAGGTTATTATACGGCTCCTGGGCAGTATGGGTGGAACCCGAAGACTGAACGTGAACGCGGAACTTGGCACAATTAGGATCCTGTACTCCGTATCTATCGGTAACGATCTTGTACCAGATACGCCGCGCCGCCCGCAGCTTGGCTATCTCCTCAAAGAAGTCATTATGGGCCGCTGTATTAAATGAGAAACGTCTAACGAAGCGATCTAGAGGAACCCTCCCACGCCTTTTCTCTTCCTCGACGAAATCGATGGCAGAGGCGAATAGCAGGCCCAGCTCTTCGTATGCATTAAGCCCCAGGTCGCGAGGGTTGTAGGAGTCATGATTTATTGGATTCCACTTGGGGGCTATCTCGCTGCACCACTCTATAAAGTCTACTCCGTATCTAAGGTATCCTTTAGGTGTTGGTTGGAGAGGGATGTTTAAACAAGCCCAACTCAGCATGCAGCCGGCGGTGGTTCCTCTTATCTGCTTAAGGTCTATTCCCCTCTTCTCGGCCATGGCGAAATACATGGCGGTTATTGGGCCTCTCTCCGCAAGATACGTAGAGACGCGGTCTATAGGCAGACCATCAAAGGCCACCTCCACATCCTCAATTGTGTTCAGCGGCAGCCCAGAATGGCCGATCTCGTATTCGACCATGGGATTGTCAGCATCCACACCAACGGCAGTGGTGATGTCCGGGGCTACCGAGAAACCGGTCTGCCCCAACTCATATTGCTCACGGTAGAGCTTATTGGAATCTTCAGGGGTATTGAACCCGCTTAACCGCCTGATGGTCCATACCTGCCCGCGATACATTGTGGGATACGGACCCCGGGTAAAGGGAGGTTCCCCAGCAATGCCGAGATCCTTGTCATAGTCCAGGTTTTTTATATCCTCGGGGGTGTAGATATCCTTTACCGGAATCCCCGATGCTGATAAGTGCTCCTTAGTTTGCATTGTTTGGCCTCCTTCTAAATCCCATCGAACCGGGACCCAGAGCTAACTCTCATGCCACCTGTCTTTCTTCACCCGTTGCACGATGTGATCGATCATCTCCTGGTAGGGAGTGCCCGGACCATATAGTCCGGTAACCCCGGCCTCTTTCAATTTCGGTATGGCTTTTTTAGAAATAATGCCTCCACCTACTATACATATATCGGAGCCTTTATCCCTGAGCATGTTGGCGACTTCGACATAGTATTTATCTTGCGACCATGACAGGGAGCTAAGGCACACAACATCCACATCTTCCGCAACTGCAGCGCTCACGATCATTTCCGAGGTCTGGTACCTGCCGGTGTAGATGACCTC from Dehalococcoidia bacterium harbors:
- a CDS encoding methylmalonyl-CoA mutase family protein, whose product is MQTKEHLSASGIPVKDIYTPEDIKNLDYDKDLGIAGEPPFTRGPYPTMYRGQVWTIRRLSGFNTPEDSNKLYREQYELGQTGFSVAPDITTAVGVDADNPMVEYEIGHSGLPLNTIEDVEVAFDGLPIDRVSTYLAERGPITAMYFAMAEKRGIDLKQIRGTTAGCMLSWACLNIPLQPTPKGYLRYGVDFIEWCSEIAPKWNPINHDSYNPRDLGLNAYEELGLLFASAIDFVEEEKRRGRVPLDRFVRRFSFNTAAHNDFFEEIAKLRAARRIWYKIVTDRYGVQDPNCAKFRVHVQSSGSTHTAQEPYNNLVRIAYQTLAAVLGGAQSIHANGYDEAVCLPTDQSMLLAIRTEQIAALETNVTNTIDPLGGSYYIESLTNELEERTWEYIKMIEDMGGMAQAMEDGWYHKLLRDKPIERQKKVDSGEIPIVGVNTFRSEKEPYKVPIFKPDPATSREIQAEKLRKFRAKRDKAKHAEAMKRLVDACNSDENVYPYTFEAVKAGATFGEVMKAQLDAYGEWPYPVGL
- a CDS encoding cobalamin-dependent protein (Presence of a B(12) (cobalamin)-binding domain implies dependence on cobalamin itself, in one of its several forms, or in some unusual lineages, dependence on a cobalamin-like analog.), producing MDKSDRKIRVLVAKPGTDSHYRGAELLCQILRNAGMEVIYTGRYQTSEMIVSAAVAEDVDVVCLSSLSWSQDKYYVEVANMLRDKGSDICIVGGGIISKKAIPKLKEAGVTGLYGPGTPYQEMIDHIVQRVKKDRWHES